In Rhipicephalus microplus isolate Deutch F79 chromosome 9, USDA_Rmic, whole genome shotgun sequence, one genomic interval encodes:
- the LOC142771915 gene encoding endochitinase-like produces the protein MHAYAYAFPIQAESSRWHLTLYLPHEDSRVDRGYELRNALSSVHYAVMGSFGFVEPGHAEVASPLYNRPPISDHSPINSIHELVVLLLDRGAPSNKLLLAVTASGFSYALARADTDVRAPLRGDDGRGQAGPFTLTPGRLAYFEICYNVYRNSWARVFDAATSCPYAYHGQEWVTYDDADSVRAKVWPRG, from the exons ATGCATGCCTATGCGTATGCTTTTCCCATACAGGCCGAGAGCAGCCGGTGGCACCTGACCCTCTACCTTCCGCATGAGGACAGCCGGGTAGACCGTGGATACGAACTGCGCAATGCCCTGAGTTCAGTGCACTACGCGGTCATGGGCTCGTTTGGGTTTGTGGAGCCCGGCCATGCCGAGGTGGCCAGCCCGCTTTACAACCGGCCGCCGATCAGCGATCACTCGCCCATCAACAGCATCCACGAACTCGTCGTCCTGTTGCTGGATCGGGGAGCTCCAAGCAACAAGCTGTTGCTAGCCGTGACCGCCTCCGGATTCAGCTATGCGCTCGCAAG GGCCGACACTGACGTGCGTGCCCCTCTACGCGGCGACGATGGCCGCGGTCAGGCTGGACCGTTCACGCTGACGCCAGGCCGGCTGGCTTACTTTGAGATCTGTTACAACGTGTATCGAAACAGCTGGGCACGAGTGTTTGATGCCGCTACGTCATGTCCGTATGCCTACCATGGCCAGGAGTGGGTCACCTACGACGATGCCGACTCCGTCAGGGCAAAGGTATGGCCCAGAGGGTAA